A region of Anoplopoma fimbria isolate UVic2021 breed Golden Eagle Sablefish chromosome 24, Afim_UVic_2022, whole genome shotgun sequence DNA encodes the following proteins:
- the abhd11 gene encoding protein ABHD11 codes for MSAFCRLICRGPLRLRPSCRLFPGQRDVCGAAPVGPTVRTASSSSPVNLTYDVFDGKGESTPLVFLHGLFGSKSNFHSIAKSLVQRTGRKVLTVDARNHGNSPHSPDLTYEAMTDDLKHLLAQLHIEKCVLIGHSMGGKTAMTTALTQSGLVERLVVVDISPAQTTTRTNFRYYIQAMQEVKISSDIPRSTARRMAEDQLRSLVKERSVRQFLLTNLVEQNGHYAWRVNLEAISAHLEDIMSFPNFKTVYNGPTLFLGGASSAYISSDDYPEIQRLFPNADIQYIPDASHWIHADKPLDFISSISSFLHS; via the exons ATGAGTGCTTTCTGTCGCCTGATCTGTAGGGGACCGTTGAGGCTCCGGCCGTCATGTCGTTTATTCCCCGGACAGAGGGACGTGTGCGGGGCGGCTCCGGTGGGTCCCACGGTCCGGACAGCCAGCTCATCCAG CCCAGTCAACCTGACCTATGATGTCTTTGATGGGAAGGGGGAGAGTACTCCCCTGGTGTTTCTTCACGGCCTTTTTGGCAGCAAATCTAACTTCCACTCAATAGCCAAGTCATTGGTGCAGCGCACAGGCCGAAAG GTGCTGACTGTAGATGCccgtaaccatggcaacagcccTCACAGCCCAGATCTGACCTATGAAGCGATGACCGATGACTTGAAACACCTCCTCGCCCAGCTACACATTGAGAAGTGTGTCCTTATCGGCCACAGCATGGGAGGAAAAACAGCCATGACGACCGCCCTGACGCAG TCTGGTCTAGTGGAGAGGCTGGTGGTAGTGGACATCAGTCCAGCCCAGACCACCACACGCACCAACTTCCGCTATTACATCCAGGCCATGCAGGAGGTGAAGATCTCCAGTGACATCCCACGTTCAACCGCCAGGCGGATGGCTGAGGATCAGCTACGCAGTTTGGTCAAG GAGCGCTCAGTGCGCCAGTTCCTGCTGACTAACCTGGTGGAGCAGAACGGCCACTACGCCTGGAGGGTCAACCTGGAAGCCATCTCCGCCCACCTAGAAGACATCATGAGCTTCCCAAACTTTAAAACAGTCTATAACGGACCTACACTGTTTTTGGGTGGAGCCAGTTCTGCTTATATCAG CTCCGACGATTACCCAGAAATCCAGAGGCTGTTCCCCAACGCTGACATCCAGTACATCCCAGATGCAAGCCACTGGATCCACGCAGATAAACCCTTAGATTTCATCAGCTCCATCAGCTCCTTCCTCCACTCCTAG
- the bicdl2l gene encoding bicaudal-D-related protein 2-like, with protein sequence MDRAQPFSDLNDRLRPQGTSSEQVFSSLNRMEHRRLASIGKNTSSIRNTVLPTEPEPKVSKSERDNDSEQEDLVSDEDNCADLLNSPILITKLNLNDFGEKELADDNRSISSSEEKDQPGELGSEGSGHNSGSVALDGEDGSPFQGNCMNGTLPDLLNGGKPLSRRRTLGHVSETLKEVRREVELSRKRSIRLKAQVDKLQEGRVGPRWSQHRERVTEEVLSILQLLGPLTESGSSLDAKPSPGENHLDTSLAQLRNVAHELAFSHTSQLKSGKGAEENAILQQALRDRDEAIEKKKAMEAELLRSKTEMMLLNNQLLEAVQKRLELSLELETWKEDVQRIIHQQLQSQQAAEQAQKKTSRLGLLRRTNKAPIQRPTNFLSSLSASPITNTNQIFIPRASAATPSTPPSTPRTWRDRLRIAKNGPEEAQNAAGQESVGKGEGDFQVVSLD encoded by the exons ATGGACCGTGCTCAGCCTTTCTCAGACCTCAACGACAGGCTGAGACCTCAAGGCACCAGCAGTGAACAGGTCTTCTCCTCTCTGAACAGAATGGAGCACAGACGGCTGGCCTCGATCGGGAAGAACACTTCATCTATCCGAAACACAGTTCTGCcaacagaaccagaaccaaaAGTCTCCAAATCTGAACGTGACAACGACTCAGAGCAGGAAGATTTGGTCTCTGATGAAGACAATTGTGCTGATCTGTTGAACAGCCCAATCCTCATCACTAAgttaaatttaaatgattttggaGAAAAGGAGCTGGCTGACGACAACAGAAGCATTTCCTCGTCTGAGGAGAAAGACCAGCCAGGTGAACTGGGCTCAGAGGGGTCGGGTCATAACTCAGGGTCAGTAGCCTTGGACGGTGAAGATGGGAGCCCCTTCCAGGGGAACTGCATGAACGGGACTTTACCAGATTTGCTCAATGGTGGCAAGCCGCTCAGCAGACGTCGGACACTGGGACATGTCTCAGAGACG CTTAAAGAAGTGCGAAGAGAGGTGGAGCTGTCTCGGAAACGAAGTATCAGGCTGAAGGCGCAGGTGGACAAACTGCAGGAGGGCAGAGTTGGACCAAGATGGAgccaacacagagagagg GTCACAGAAGAGGTTCTGTCCATTCTGCAGCTGCTGGGCCCGCTTACAGAGTCAGGTTCCAGTCTGGATGCAAAACCCTCACCTGGGGAAAACCACCTGGACACTTCCCTGGCCCAGCTGCGGAATGTGGCCCACGAACTGGCATTCAGCCACACCAGCCAG TTAAAATCTGgaaaaggagcagaggagaacGCTATTCTGCAGCAGGCGTTACGGGACAGAGATGAGGCCATAGAGAA GAAGAAGGCGATGGAAGCCGAGCTACTGCGGAGTAAAACAGAGATGATGTTGCTGAACAACCAACTGCTGGAGGCTGTGCAGAAACGTCTGGAGCTGTCGCTGGAGCTCGAGACCTGGAAG GAGGACGTTCAGCGTATCATccaccagcagctgcagagtCAGCAGGCGGCGGAGCAGGCCCAGAAGAAGACCTCCCGCCTGGGCCTGCTGAGGAGAACCAACAAAGCACCCATCCAGCGGCCAACCAACTTCCTTTCGTCCCTGTCTGCCTCTCCCATCACCAACACCAACCAAATCTTCATCCCCAGAGCTTCTGCGGCGACTCCCAGCACGCCTCCTTCCACCCCACGCACCTGGAGGGACAGGCTGAGGATTGCCAAGAACGGTCCTGAAGAAGCCCAGAATGCAGCGGGGCAGGAGTCAGTCGGGAAGGGTGAAGGCGACTTCCAGGTCGTATCACTTGATTGA